From a region of the Thermoflexus hugenholtzii JAD2 genome:
- a CDS encoding YbaK/EbsC family protein produces MSERGPQDVQAFLDQHLPGTRVRVLEQSTATALEAAAAVGCPLGAIVKSLLFLADGDPRLVLVAGDRKADQRLLAGLWGISRKRIRIADPGTVQQVTGFEVGAVPPVAHVTSLPVWIDASLARYETLWAAAGARNALFPITFADLVRITGGTVATFTVEDRPAEQAPDADPGH; encoded by the coding sequence ATGTCGGAACGGGGTCCACAGGATGTGCAGGCGTTCCTGGATCAGCATCTCCCTGGGACCCGGGTGCGGGTGCTGGAGCAGAGCACGGCGACGGCCCTGGAGGCCGCGGCGGCGGTCGGGTGCCCCCTGGGCGCCATCGTGAAGTCCCTCCTCTTCCTGGCCGATGGGGACCCACGGCTGGTGCTGGTGGCCGGGGATCGAAAGGCCGATCAGCGCCTCCTCGCGGGGCTGTGGGGGATCTCCCGCAAGCGCATCCGCATCGCGGACCCCGGGACGGTGCAACAGGTGACCGGATTCGAGGTGGGCGCGGTGCCTCCCGTCGCCCACGTCACGTCCCTGCCGGTCTGGATCGATGCCTCCCTCGCCCGTTATGAGACCCTGTGGGCTGCCGCTGGAGCGCGCAACGCCCTCTTCCCCATCACCTTCGCGGACCTGGTCCGGATCACCGGCGGGACGGTTGCCACGTTCACGGTGGAGGATCGCCCGGCGGAGCAGGCGCCCGATGCGGATCCTGGCCATTGA
- the tsaD gene encoding tRNA (adenosine(37)-N6)-threonylcarbamoyltransferase complex transferase subunit TsaD — MRILAIETSCDETAAAVVEDGRVLRSHVVASQAAFHAKYGGIFPELAARMHVEAIVPVTREALSQAGLSWEAIDAIAVTYGPGLPGSLVVGVSFAKALAFARRKPLIAVNHLEGHLYAHRLRVEGNPPEDLPTPFLALIVSGGHTELIWARDLLDHRRVGWTIDDAAGEAFDKVARLLGLGFPGGPAIERIAREGDPQAFPFPALPKVDDPLWFSFSGLKTAVLRAVERFQGQPLPVADLAASFQAAVVEQLVTKTLEALRRYEARAILISGGVSANQLLRSEMARRAPVPVVAPPPWLCTDNAAMIGAAAELHARAGRFASLDLEVDPDAKIG; from the coding sequence ATGCGGATCCTGGCCATTGAGACCTCGTGCGATGAGACGGCGGCGGCGGTGGTGGAGGACGGCCGGGTCCTGCGCAGCCACGTGGTGGCCTCCCAGGCTGCCTTCCACGCCAAATACGGTGGCATCTTCCCGGAGCTCGCCGCCCGCATGCATGTCGAGGCCATCGTCCCGGTCACCCGCGAGGCCCTCTCTCAGGCTGGCCTCTCATGGGAGGCCATCGACGCCATCGCCGTGACCTACGGGCCCGGCCTGCCCGGCTCGCTGGTGGTTGGGGTGAGCTTCGCCAAAGCCCTGGCCTTCGCCCGTCGCAAACCCCTTATCGCCGTCAACCACCTGGAAGGCCACCTCTACGCCCACCGCCTCCGGGTGGAGGGGAACCCCCCAGAGGACCTCCCCACGCCCTTCCTGGCTCTGATTGTCTCCGGCGGCCACACCGAGCTCATCTGGGCCCGGGATCTCCTGGATCACCGCCGGGTGGGCTGGACCATCGACGATGCCGCGGGGGAGGCCTTCGACAAGGTCGCCCGGCTCCTGGGCCTGGGGTTCCCTGGCGGGCCCGCCATCGAGCGGATCGCCCGGGAAGGAGATCCCCAAGCTTTCCCCTTCCCCGCTTTGCCGAAGGTCGACGATCCCCTCTGGTTCAGCTTCAGCGGGCTGAAGACCGCAGTCCTGCGGGCCGTGGAGCGGTTCCAGGGACAGCCCCTCCCGGTGGCTGATCTGGCGGCTTCCTTCCAGGCGGCGGTGGTCGAGCAGCTGGTGACGAAGACGCTGGAAGCGCTGCGCCGCTACGAAGCCCGGGCGATCCTGATCTCCGGCGGAGTCTCCGCCAACCAGCTGCTCCGATCCGAGATGGCCCGCCGCGCCCCTGTCCCGGTGGTGGCTCCTCCACCCTGGTTGTGCACGGACAACGCGGCGATGATCGGCGCCGCCGCGGAGCTCCATGCCCGGGCCGGCCGCTTCGCCTCCCTCGATTTGGAGGTGGACCCCGATGCGAAGATTGGGTAG
- a CDS encoding molybdopterin molybdotransferase MoeA, which yields MLQIQEWVPVEEARRLILREFHPLPPESVPLSQALGRILAEDVQAEVDLPPFPNSAMDGYAVRAEDVRTASRERPVRLRVRGEAAAGRPFPSGVEPGTAVRIATGALLPSGADAVIPVEDTDDAGGPGRPLPPEIAVFRPAQPGQFIRPAGEDVARGTVALERGTILTPGALALLAALGRLEVPVHRRPRVAVLAIGDELIEPGRPLPPGCIYETNRTALAAQAVEAGAEPLLLGIARDDPEDLQRLLDEAAAHHPDLILSSAGASVGAYDWVKEVVQRHGELRLWKVRIRPGKPFAFGHYRGIPFFGLPGNPVSAMITFDQFVRPVLRRMGGHPRWERPRIPVRLAEPISSDGRETYFRARIFYEDGQFWARLSGLQGSHILSAMARANGLVILPEGVPALPAGATAMAEVWVDLQDLMSASGTP from the coding sequence ATGCTCCAGATCCAGGAGTGGGTGCCTGTGGAGGAGGCCCGCCGGCTGATCCTAAGGGAGTTCCATCCGTTGCCACCGGAATCGGTGCCTCTCTCTCAAGCCCTCGGGCGGATCCTGGCAGAGGATGTGCAAGCGGAAGTGGATCTGCCTCCTTTCCCGAACTCCGCCATGGACGGCTACGCGGTCCGCGCGGAGGACGTCCGGACGGCGAGCCGGGAGCGGCCGGTCCGATTGCGGGTGCGGGGGGAGGCCGCGGCGGGCCGTCCGTTCCCCAGCGGGGTGGAGCCCGGGACGGCGGTGCGCATCGCCACCGGGGCCCTGCTCCCCAGCGGGGCGGATGCGGTGATCCCGGTGGAGGACACGGATGATGCGGGCGGGCCGGGCCGTCCTCTTCCTCCGGAGATCGCCGTGTTCCGGCCGGCGCAGCCCGGGCAGTTCATCCGCCCGGCCGGCGAGGATGTGGCCCGGGGGACGGTGGCGCTGGAGCGGGGGACGATCCTGACCCCAGGCGCCTTGGCCCTTCTGGCTGCCCTGGGACGTCTGGAGGTGCCCGTCCATCGCCGGCCGCGGGTGGCAGTGCTGGCCATCGGCGACGAGCTGATCGAGCCGGGCCGTCCGCTTCCCCCGGGCTGCATTTACGAAACCAACCGGACGGCCCTGGCAGCCCAGGCGGTGGAGGCGGGGGCGGAGCCCTTGCTGTTGGGGATCGCTCGGGACGATCCGGAGGATCTGCAGCGGTTGCTGGACGAAGCGGCCGCTCACCATCCGGATCTCATCCTCTCCTCCGCGGGCGCCTCCGTCGGCGCTTACGACTGGGTGAAGGAGGTGGTCCAGCGACACGGGGAGCTCCGGCTCTGGAAGGTGCGCATCCGCCCGGGGAAGCCCTTCGCCTTCGGCCACTACCGGGGCATCCCCTTCTTCGGTCTGCCTGGGAACCCGGTCTCCGCGATGATCACCTTCGACCAGTTCGTCCGGCCGGTCCTGCGCCGGATGGGCGGTCACCCCCGCTGGGAACGGCCCCGCATCCCGGTGCGCCTGGCCGAGCCGATCTCCAGCGACGGCCGGGAGACGTATTTCCGCGCGCGCATTTTCTATGAGGATGGCCAGTTCTGGGCCCGCCTCAGCGGGCTGCAGGGCTCTCATATCTTGAGCGCCATGGCGCGAGCGAACGGCCTGGTGATCCTCCCGGAGGGAGTGCCGGCGCTCCCGGCGGGGGCGACGGCGATGGCGGAGGTGTGGGTGGATCTCCAGGATCTGATGAGCGCATCCGGAACCCCGTAA
- a CDS encoding DsbA family protein, which yields MSKRTARSTPTRSSIGLPILVVAAALVGVLALIGYQWWASRLSERVPVVDYPSGLTPDGYPYKGNPEAQIVIEEYSDFQCPVCARYAREVAPRLDEKYVKTGKVYYIFRYFPFLGPESFRAAEAAACAAEQGRFWEYEHVVFANQRGENLGWFSDDRLIGFAARVGLDRGRFENCLLSGKYRDFIRQAAEAGRQRGVRATPTIFINGEKIEGLYDVTFYETYLDTLLQKGP from the coding sequence ATGAGCAAGCGCACGGCCCGTTCCACCCCGACCCGATCGTCCATCGGTCTGCCGATCCTGGTGGTGGCGGCAGCGCTGGTGGGGGTGCTGGCCCTGATCGGCTATCAGTGGTGGGCCAGCCGCCTTTCGGAACGCGTCCCCGTGGTGGACTACCCGAGCGGCCTGACCCCGGACGGTTATCCCTATAAGGGGAACCCGGAGGCGCAGATCGTGATCGAGGAGTATTCGGATTTCCAGTGTCCGGTCTGCGCCCGCTACGCCCGGGAGGTCGCCCCGCGGCTGGATGAGAAATACGTGAAGACCGGGAAAGTGTATTATATTTTCCGGTATTTCCCCTTCCTGGGGCCGGAGTCCTTCCGGGCGGCGGAGGCGGCGGCTTGCGCGGCGGAACAGGGCCGGTTCTGGGAATATGAGCACGTCGTCTTCGCCAACCAGCGGGGGGAGAACCTGGGCTGGTTTTCCGATGACCGGCTGATCGGGTTCGCCGCGCGGGTGGGGCTGGATCGAGGGCGGTTCGAGAACTGCCTGCTCTCCGGCAAATACCGGGATTTCATCCGCCAGGCGGCGGAGGCCGGGCGCCAGCGGGGCGTCCGCGCGACGCCGACGATCTTCATCAACGGGGAGAAGATCGAGGGGCTGTATGATGTGACCTTCTATGAGACTTACCTCGACACCCTGCTGCAGAAAGGCCCATGA